One Gloeothece verrucosa PCC 7822 DNA window includes the following coding sequences:
- a CDS encoding alpha/beta fold hydrolase yields MTTKQVGLTHPLEKLDWEWRGHQIQYMVMGVGQPLLLIHGFGASIGHWRKNIPVLAEKGYRVFALDLLGFGNSDKPVLNYTLELWQAQIRDFWAAHIQKPTVFVGNSIGGLLSLMVMTDYPEISAGGVLINCAGGLNHRPDELNLPLRLIMGTFTKLVSSPLTGKFLFNRIRQKHRIRNTLYQVYRDRKAVTDELVEILYQPSCDPTAQQVFASVLSAPAGPKPTDLLPKLQHPLLVLWGDKDPWTPIKGAKIYQERANLGLDVEFYAIPDAGHCPHDENPEMVNELILKWLDKL; encoded by the coding sequence ATGACCACAAAGCAAGTGGGTTTAACTCACCCCCTAGAAAAACTGGACTGGGAATGGCGAGGCCATCAAATTCAATACATGGTTATGGGAGTAGGACAACCCTTGCTATTAATTCATGGGTTTGGTGCTTCTATTGGCCATTGGCGCAAAAATATTCCTGTTCTGGCCGAAAAAGGTTATCGTGTGTTTGCCCTAGATTTATTAGGATTTGGTAACTCAGATAAACCTGTCCTAAATTACACTCTAGAGCTATGGCAGGCCCAAATACGGGATTTTTGGGCGGCTCATATCCAAAAACCTACCGTATTTGTGGGGAACTCCATTGGCGGCTTATTGAGTTTAATGGTGATGACAGATTATCCTGAAATCAGTGCCGGTGGGGTATTGATTAATTGCGCTGGCGGACTCAATCACCGTCCTGATGAGTTAAATTTGCCCTTAAGGTTAATTATGGGGACATTTACTAAATTGGTGAGTTCTCCGCTAACGGGTAAATTTCTTTTTAATCGCATCCGCCAAAAACATCGTATTCGCAATACGCTATATCAAGTGTATCGAGATAGAAAGGCAGTTACTGATGAGCTAGTAGAAATATTGTATCAACCCTCCTGTGATCCAACCGCCCAGCAGGTGTTTGCCTCTGTCCTCTCTGCGCCGGCTGGACCGAAACCAACGGATTTATTACCTAAGCTACAACATCCTTTATTAGTATTATGGGGAGATAAAGACCCTTGGACTCCGATTAAAGGGGCGAAGATTTATCAAGAAAGAGCGAATCTCGGTCTAGATGTTGAATTTTATGCTATCCCGGATGCTGGTCATTGTCCCCATGATGAAAACCCAGAAATGGTGAATGAGTTAATTTTAAAATGGTTGGATAAACTTTAA
- a CDS encoding ParA family protein, with the protein MGKVISTVNMKGGVGKTTLTVNLATCLAKYHGKRVLVLDLDAQISATLSLMSPHDFAKTRKKRQTISYLIDNIIKPNSYKKLSIQDIIIPSVCQINGLELLPGDIELYDEYLVSEMLHYRSLANSNVKFEKIWNDFERVLIQDILDPIRDDYDFIIMDCAPGYNLLTRSGIAASDFYLLPARPEPLSVVGMQLLERRITKMRENHLESDPLDLRLLGIVFILSGGGLLSRYYKQVMKRVREDFEPHKLFENSIPMDVNVAKAVDMFAPVVLSMPNSAGSRAFVKLTEEFLSKIAR; encoded by the coding sequence ATGGGTAAAGTTATTAGTACCGTTAATATGAAAGGAGGAGTGGGGAAGACCACCTTAACTGTTAACTTAGCCACTTGTTTAGCTAAATATCATGGAAAACGAGTTTTAGTCTTAGATCTAGATGCTCAAATTAGTGCTACATTGAGCTTAATGTCGCCTCATGATTTTGCCAAAACTCGCAAGAAAAGACAGACAATCAGCTATTTAATTGACAATATTATTAAACCTAATTCTTATAAAAAATTGTCAATTCAGGATATTATTATCCCTTCCGTATGTCAAATTAATGGATTAGAATTACTGCCCGGAGACATCGAACTTTATGATGAGTATTTGGTGTCGGAAATGCTTCATTATCGCTCTTTAGCCAACAGTAATGTTAAATTTGAAAAAATTTGGAATGATTTTGAAAGAGTTCTCATTCAAGATATTTTAGACCCTATTAGGGATGACTATGATTTTATCATTATGGATTGTGCCCCAGGTTATAATCTTTTAACTCGCAGTGGAATTGCCGCTAGTGACTTTTATTTATTACCGGCTCGACCTGAACCTTTATCTGTGGTAGGAATGCAACTCTTAGAAAGACGCATTACTAAGATGAGAGAAAATCACTTAGAAAGCGACCCGCTAGACTTAAGATTATTAGGCATCGTTTTTATTCTTTCTGGCGGTGGTTTACTGAGTCGATATTATAAACAAGTCATGAAACGAGTTCGAGAAGATTTTGAACCCCATAAATTATTTGAAAATTCGATTCCGATGGATGTTAATGTGGCTAAAGCCGTAGATATGTTTGCTCCCGTAGTGTTGTCTATGCCTAATTCTGCCGGTTCAAGAGCTTTTGTAAAATTGACTGAAGAATTTTTAAGCAAAATTGCTAGATAG
- a CDS encoding metallophosphoesterase family protein, with the protein MTFDRRQFLMVTGSLCGLTLATLVRNAFGPPAHQALTKNRTTGSNQPLSSSPVATGPTPTSNPSPAPKGLATTIKGDVRIVVISDLNSQYGSTTYEPEVDQAIALIPAWEPDLVLCGGDMIAGQKTSLTKSQIEAMWRAFDQHITKPIRNAGIPFGFTIGNHDASGALDQGKFIFDSERQLASAYWNNPQHETGLQFVDRSGFPFYYTFTQKDVFYLVWDASTHIISHEQLAWASKSLASEGAQQAKMRIAIGHLPLYAVAVGRDNPGNYLANAEQLRSLLERYHVHTYVSGHHHAYYPGKKGHLELLHTGALGAGPRKLLNSNLPPTKTLTVVDIDLNGESTRYTTYDMKSLSMIDIKILPRVIDAPNGRIFRRDVSEP; encoded by the coding sequence ATGACCTTTGATCGCCGCCAATTTCTCATGGTAACGGGCAGTTTATGCGGCTTAACCTTAGCCACCCTAGTGCGGAACGCGTTCGGTCCCCCAGCCCATCAAGCCCTAACCAAAAACCGTACTACTGGGTCTAATCAACCCCTCTCCTCATCACCCGTTGCTACTGGACCTACTCCTACTTCTAACCCCTCACCGGCACCCAAAGGACTCGCCACCACCATCAAAGGCGATGTACGTATCGTGGTCATTAGCGACCTGAATAGTCAGTACGGATCTACTACTTATGAACCTGAAGTAGACCAAGCGATCGCACTTATTCCCGCTTGGGAACCGGACCTTGTCTTATGCGGCGGAGACATGATCGCCGGACAAAAAACCTCCCTGACGAAATCTCAAATAGAAGCCATGTGGCGTGCATTCGATCAGCATATTACTAAACCCATCAGAAATGCTGGCATTCCCTTTGGTTTTACTATAGGTAATCATGATGCGTCAGGAGCTTTAGACCAAGGAAAATTTATCTTTGACTCAGAAAGACAATTAGCCTCTGCTTATTGGAATAACCCGCAACACGAAACCGGACTGCAATTTGTAGATCGATCAGGGTTTCCCTTTTACTATACCTTTACACAAAAAGACGTTTTCTATCTTGTCTGGGATGCTTCGACTCATATTATCTCTCACGAACAACTCGCATGGGCTTCAAAAAGTCTTGCCTCTGAAGGGGCACAACAAGCTAAAATGCGAATAGCCATCGGTCATTTACCCCTATATGCGGTTGCCGTAGGACGAGATAACCCAGGCAATTATCTGGCCAATGCCGAACAATTGCGCTCACTTTTAGAACGCTATCACGTCCATACTTATGTTAGTGGTCATCATCATGCCTATTATCCCGGCAAAAAAGGCCATTTAGAATTACTCCACACCGGCGCACTAGGTGCAGGTCCTAGAAAACTTTTAAATAGTAATCTTCCCCCTACAAAAACTCTCACCGTTGTTGATATCGATCTCAATGGTGAGTCAACCCGCTACACTACCTATGATATGAAAAGCCTATCCATGATTGATATTAAAATCCTTCCTAGGGTAATTGACGCGCCCAATGGTAGAATATTTCGTCGGGATGTAAGTGAACCATGA